The Centroberyx gerrardi isolate f3 chromosome 19, fCenGer3.hap1.cur.20231027, whole genome shotgun sequence genome has a segment encoding these proteins:
- the slc45a4a gene encoding LOW QUALITY PROTEIN: solute carrier family 45 member 4 (The sequence of the model RefSeq protein was modified relative to this genomic sequence to represent the inferred CDS: inserted 1 base in 1 codon), protein MDQEEEEEDGDEDEEEEEEXEESVSEGSIEGIPLKRWVMHGAVMFGREFCYAMETALVTPVLLQIGLPEQYYSLTWFLSPVLGLMFTPLIGSASDRCTLRWGRRRPFILALCIGTLMGVALFLNGSLIGLAMGDVQGSQPIGIVLTVLGVVVLDFCADATEGPIRAYLLDVADTEEQDMALNIHAASAGLGGAVGYALGGLDWTHTFLGAAFKSQEQILFFFAAILFSGSVVMHLLSIEEQQYSPQHDRLDQESPDPAHPHPSANGRAGLLHGAAPQLEMIGEDDMIDSYDLYDPYGDDQSERGDMDMDFLEVELVRSKSDSVLAMADATLDHLDHDALFLRHIEPSIFADRLSPYHGSPPPTTASFFSTNRSSPPPANLRRSSSAGSQDLLRPQNSNHQSHAPGTRISRLSAFLQEMEHDDGQEALLNNQLNEQRTPNGRLFANVVNANRVSTSANGLSTKGQAHRAGMIKAASTGASMRQSRRRHTFYRQPSCTFSYYGRVGSHRYRYRRANAALLIKPSRSMNDLYEVEARHRRRNRQRNRHRSGNTNSSSGDTESEEGEVETTVRLLWLSMLKMPPELLRLCACHLLTWFSIIAEAVFYTDFMGQVIYHGDPTAPANSTALDNYHRGVQMGCWGLVIYAMTAAACSALLQKYLDNFDLSIKVIYILGTLGFSIGTAVMAIFPNVYVAMVMISSMGIISMSISYCPYALLGQYHEMKEYIQHSPGNSRRGFGIDCAILSCQVYISQILVASALGAVVEAVGSVRVIPIVASGGSLLGFLTAFFLVIYPTPHHGEGESAKASEKRALAVPDNTNSSGGGAMAVTVVVEKPSFLKLNKKGKATTTTTSSHVENESTL, encoded by the exons gtctCCCAGAGCAGTACTACAGTTTGACGTGGTTCCTCAGTCCGGTCCTGGGCCTCATGTTCACTCCTCTGATTGGCTCAGCCAGTGACCGCTGCACTCTGCGATGGGGCAGGAGAAGACCTTTCATCCTGGCCCTCTGTATAGGAACGTTAATGGGAGTGGCTCTGTTTCTGAACGGATCATTgatag GTCTGGCGATGGGTGACGTGCAGGGCAGTCAGCCAATAGGAATAGTTCTTACTGTGCtgggggtggtggtgttggATTTCTGCGCCGACGCCACGGAGGGACCAATCAGAGCTTACCTACTAGACGTGGCCGACACGGAGGAACAAGACATGGCGCTCAACATCCACGCCGCCTCAGCAG gtctagGCGGTGCGGTCGGCTATGCTCTAGGAGGTCTAGACTGGACACACACCTTCCTGGGAGCGGCCTTCAAGTCCCAGGAGCAGATCCTGTTCTTCTTCGCTGCCATCCTCTTCTCCGGCTCCGTGGTGATGCACCTCCTCAGCATAGAGGAGCAGCAGTACTCCCCCCAGCATGACCGGCTGGAccag GAGAGTCCAGATCCCGCCCACCCCCACCCTTCAGCCAATGGCAGGGCCGGGCTTCTGCACGGTGCCGCCCCCCAGCTGGAAATGATTGGAGAGGATGACATGATTGACAGCTACGACCTCTATGACCCCTACGGAGATGACCAATCAGAGCGTGGGGACATGGACATGGACTTCCTGGAGGTGGAGCTTGTGAGGA gtaAAAGTGACAGTGTTCTAGCCATGGCAGACGCCACTCTCGACCACCTAGACCATGATGCATTGTTCCTGCGCCACATAGAGCCGTCCATCTTCGCCGACCGCCTTTCGCCCTATCACGGCTCGCCTCCTCCTACGACCGCTTCCTTCTTCTCCACCAATCGCAGCTCTCCCCCGCCGGCCAATCTCAGACGCAGcagcagcgcaggcagccaggATCTGCTGCGCCCCCAAAACAGCAACCACCAATCGCACGCTCCGGGTACCAGGATATCCCGCCTCTCTGCATTCTTACAGGAAATGGAGCATGATGACGGACAGGAGGCGTTGCTAAACAACCAGCTTAATGAGCAGCGGACGCCGAATGGTCGGCTGTTTGCCAATGTTGTTAATGCTAACCGGGTTAGCACTAGCGCTAATGGGCTGAGCACTAAAGGACAGGCTCACCGTGCTGGAATGATCAAAG CTGCGAGTACGGGAGCCTCCATGCGCCAGTCGCGCCGCCGCCACACCTTCTACCGCCAGCCGTCCTGCACCTTCTCCTACTACGGCCGGGTGGGGAGCCACCGCTACCGCTACCGCCGGGCCAACGCCGCCTTGCTCATCAAGCCCTCCCGCAGCATGAACGACCTGTACGAGGTGGAGGCcagacacaggaggaggaacagacagaggaacaggcACCGCAGCGGAAACACCAACTCTTCCAGCGGAGACACGGAGAGCGAAGAGGGGGAG GTGGAGACCACGGTGCGGCTGCTGTGGCTGTCCATGCTGAAGATGCCTCCGGAGCTGCTGCGGCTGTGCGCCTGCCACCTGCTCACCTGGTTCTCCATCATCGCCGAGGCCGTCTTCTACACCGACTTCATGGGACAAGTCATCTACCATGGAGATCCCACT gCTCCTGCTAACTCTACAGCGTTAGATAATTACCATAGAGGAGTTCAGATGGGATGTTGGGGACTGGTTATATACGCCATGACCGCTGCTGCATgctcag CTCTCCTTCAGAAGTATCTGGACAACTTTGACTTGAGCATCAAGGTCATCTACATCCTGGGAACTCTTGGATTCTCCATAG GAACCGCTGTCATGGCGATCTTCCCCAACGTGTACGTCGCCATGGTGATGATCAGCAGCATGGGCATCATCTCCATGAGTATCTCCTACTGTCCGTATGCTCTGCTAGGCCAATACCACGAAATGaaagag taCATCCAGCACAGTCCTGGTAATTCCCGGAGAGGCTTTGGCATCGACTGTGCCATCTTATCCTGCCAG gtgtATATCAGTCAGATCTTGGTGGCCTCAGCTCTGGGTGCGGTGGTGGAGGCGGTGGGCAGCGTGCGCGTCATTCCCATCGTGGCCTCTGGGGGCTCCCTCCTCGGATTCCTCACCGCCTTCTTCCTGGTCATTTACCCCACGCCGCACCACGG GGAGGGGGAGTCGGCCAAAGCGTCGGAGAAGCGGGCCTTGGCGGTGCCGGACAACACCaacagcagcggcggcggcgccATGGCTGTCACCGTGGTTGTAGAGAAACCCAGCTTCCTGAAACTCAACAAGAAGGGCAaggccaccaccaccaccacctcctctcaCGTGGAGAATGAGTCCACTCTGTGA